A single region of the Solenopsis invicta isolate M01_SB unplaced genomic scaffold, UNIL_Sinv_3.0 scaffold_161, whole genome shotgun sequence genome encodes:
- the LOC105203112 gene encoding peptidoglycan-recognition protein 1: MISKICFVLLLALPASFAEDKCPNIISRTQWTSVPAGDVNYLIVPIPYVIIQHTTTDKCNTRETCTARVDSIRGYHMDTLGWDDIGYSFLIGDDGNVYEGCGWTREGAHTYGYNKKSIGIAFIGNFQNKEASQNMLDTAHQLIKCGKSQHILRNNVRVLGARQVTATASPGNQLYAQIQNWPEWSSEP, encoded by the exons ATGATTTCAAAAATCTGCTTCGTGCTTTTGTTGGCACTTCCTGCTAGTTTTGCTG AGGACAAATGTCCAAACATTATCAGTAGAACTCAGTGGACCAGTGTCCCCGCTGGAGAtgtcaattatttaatagtaCCAATACCTTACGTGATAATACAGCATACGACCACCGACAAATGTAATACGCGCGAGACATGTACAGCTCGAGTTGACAGCATTCGTGGATACCATATGGATACACTCGGCTGGGATGACATTGGTTACTC attcttGATTGGCGATGATGGAAACGTATACGAAGGATGCGGATGGACCCGCGAAGGAGCACACACGTACGGATATAATAAAAAGTCTATCGGTATAGCTTTCATTGGAAATTTTCAGA ACAAAGAAGCTAGTCAGAACATGTTAGACACCGCACACCAATTAATTAAATGTGGAAAATCCCAACATATCCTTCGAAACAATGTACGCGTGCTTGGTGCACGACAGGTGACCGCAACAGCTAGTCCTGGAAATCAACTCTACGCCCAGATCCAAAATTGGCCTGAATGGAGTAGCGAACCTTAG
- the LOC120356878 gene encoding peptidoglycan-recognition protein 1-like: MISKICFVLLLALPASFAEDKCPNIIGRTQWTNVPAGDVNYLIIPIPYVIIQHTTTNTCNTRETCTARVNSVRRHHMDTLGWDDIRYSFLIGGDGNVYEGRGWTREGGHTYGYNKESIGIAFIGNFQNKEASQNMLDIAHQLIKCGKSQHILRNNVRVLGARQVTASTGPGNQLYTQIQNWPEWSSEP; this comes from the exons ATGATTTCAAAAATCTGCTTCGTGCTTTTGTTGGCACTTCCTGCTAGTTTTGCTG AGGATAAGTGTCCAAACATTATCGGTAGAACCCAGTGGACCAATGTCCCCGCTGGAGATGTCAACTATTTAATAATACCAATACCTTACGTGATAATACAGCATACGACAACCAACACATGTAATACGCGTGAGACATGTACAGCTCGTGTTAACAGCGTTCGAAGACACCATATGGATACACTTGGCTGGGATGACATTCGTTACTC cttcTTGATTGGCGGTGATGGAAACGTATACGAAGGACGCGGATGGACACGCGAAGGAGGACACACATACGGATATAATAAAGAATCTATCGGTATAGCTTTCATTGGAAATTTTCAGA ACAAAGAAGCTAGTCAGAACATGTTAGACATCGCACACCAATTAATTAAATGTGGAAAATCCCAACATATCCTTCGAAACAATGTACGCGTGCTCGGTGCACGACAGGTGACCGCATCAACTGGTCCTGGAAATCAACTCTACACCCAGATCCAAAATTGGCCTGAATGGAGTAGTGAACCATAG